A genome region from Zestosphaera sp. includes the following:
- a CDS encoding archaellin/type IV pilin N-terminal domain-containing protein: protein MSLYKEFFLSSEVSNTAGSRRFWVRGVSEVVVALILILVAVVAAFGIKAWLDSTMAKMPTTDVAIARYSSAVAGNNLVLYLTVQNLLPRDLRLEGVDITLTDGSRVAGVATTTNSLGTVTGAGGVTAVLS from the coding sequence GTGAGTCTTTATAAGGAGTTTTTTCTTTCTAGTGAGGTGTCTAATACGGCCGGGTCTCGCAGGTTCTGGGTTAGGGGCGTTAGCGAGGTTGTTGTTGCTCTAATACTAATACTGGTTGCGGTAGTAGCCGCGTTCGGTATTAAGGCTTGGCTAGACAGTACTATGGCTAAGATGCCTACTACAGACGTGGCGATAGCTAGGTACAGCAGTGCTGTAGCAGGGAATAACCTAGTCTTGTACTTGACTGTCCAGAACCTACTCCCCAGAGACCTCAGGCTAGAAGGAGTTGACATAACACTCACTGACGGCTCGAGAGTTGCGGGAGTGGCTACTACTACGAACTCACTAGGTACTGTGACTGGTGCTGGAGGAGTGACGGCAGTCTTAAGCC